A single genomic interval of Streptomyces sp. NBC_01296 harbors:
- a CDS encoding FAD-dependent monooxygenase, whose amino-acid sequence MLACELRLAGADVVVVERLAERTGESRAGGIHSRTLEVLDQRGVLDRFLAAGELQPVGHFSGLYLDFDESESRHPYPLMILQSDIERLLEEWAGELGVQVHRSSEVSGIRQDQDGVTVELVTADAAPVTLRARYLVGCDGGRSTVRKLAGIDFPGTEATMTALIGDVELPDLPEDYVWVRRCAGGDYSAIAFEPGWYRVITSEYDRVADRDEAPTFEQLRESLIRVAGTDFGMNSPRWVSRFNDAARQAAEYRQGRVLLAGDAAHIHFPAGGQGLNMGVQDAVNLGWKLASVVRGRAPESLLDSYHAERHPVGERVLHNTRAQSALARPGAQTDALREVFGSLMVFDDVNRHLRLMLTALDIRYPVDVDHPLAGRRVPDADLKTPEGTIGVYDLLHAARPVLLDLSGSAAVADVAKGWADRVDLVEARSEDDQWAVPAIDQVPAPSALLIRPDGHVAWASDGGAPDTSALRTALTTWFGPALQG is encoded by the coding sequence ATGCTCGCCTGCGAGCTGCGGCTGGCGGGCGCCGATGTGGTGGTGGTCGAGCGGCTCGCGGAACGGACGGGCGAGTCGCGAGCCGGCGGGATCCACTCGCGCACCCTGGAGGTGCTGGACCAGCGCGGCGTCCTGGACCGCTTCCTCGCGGCCGGCGAACTGCAGCCGGTCGGCCATTTCTCCGGCCTTTATCTGGACTTCGACGAGTCGGAGTCGAGGCACCCCTACCCGCTGATGATCCTTCAGTCCGACATCGAGCGGCTGCTGGAGGAGTGGGCCGGCGAGCTCGGCGTGCAGGTCCACCGCTCGTCCGAGGTGAGCGGGATCCGCCAGGACCAGGACGGAGTGACGGTCGAACTGGTCACGGCGGACGCGGCACCGGTGACGCTGCGCGCCCGCTACCTCGTGGGCTGCGACGGCGGGCGCAGCACGGTGCGCAAGCTGGCGGGCATCGACTTCCCCGGCACCGAGGCGACGATGACCGCGCTGATCGGCGACGTCGAGCTCCCCGACCTGCCCGAGGACTACGTCTGGGTGCGGCGCTGTGCGGGCGGCGACTACTCGGCCATCGCCTTCGAGCCGGGCTGGTACCGGGTGATCACGTCCGAGTACGACCGCGTCGCGGACCGCGACGAAGCGCCGACGTTCGAGCAGCTCCGGGAGTCCCTGATCAGGGTCGCGGGCACCGACTTCGGCATGAACAGCCCGCGGTGGGTCTCCCGGTTCAACGACGCCGCGCGCCAGGCCGCCGAGTACCGGCAGGGCCGGGTGCTGCTCGCGGGCGACGCGGCGCACATCCACTTCCCGGCCGGCGGGCAGGGGCTGAACATGGGCGTGCAGGACGCGGTCAACCTTGGCTGGAAGCTCGCCTCGGTGGTCCGCGGCCGGGCGCCCGAGAGCCTGCTGGACAGCTACCACGCCGAGCGCCACCCCGTCGGGGAGCGCGTTCTGCACAACACCCGGGCGCAGTCCGCCCTGGCTCGCCCCGGCGCACAGACGGACGCGCTGCGCGAGGTGTTCGGCTCGCTCATGGTGTTCGACGACGTCAACCGGCATCTGCGTCTCATGCTCACCGCACTGGACATCCGGTACCCGGTCGACGTCGACCACCCGCTGGCGGGCCGCCGGGTGCCCGACGCCGACCTCAAGACGCCCGAAGGCACCATCGGCGTCTACGACCTGCTGCACGCCGCCCGCCCCGTACTGCTCGACCTGAGCGGCAGCGCCGCGGTGGCGGACGTCGCCAAGGGCTGGGCCGATCGCGTCGACCTCGTCGAGGCGCGGAGCGAGGACGACCAGTGGGCCGTCCCGGCCATCGACCAGGTACCGGCTCCCTCCGCGCTCCTCATCCGCCCCGACGGCCATGTCGCCTGGGCGTCCGACGGAGGCGCGCCCGACACCTCCGCGCTCCGGACCGCCCTCACCACCTGGTTCGGTCCGGCCCTGCAGGGCTGA
- a CDS encoding phosphopantetheine-binding protein — MESTLAQEIAELWREFLDCPEVGVEDDFFTLGGNSLTGIKIIDQVSQDYGVQLSVRDFYLAQTPARVAELIEQGRAAA; from the coding sequence ATGGAATCGACGCTGGCGCAGGAAATCGCCGAGCTGTGGAGGGAATTCCTCGACTGCCCCGAGGTCGGGGTGGAAGACGACTTCTTCACGCTCGGCGGCAATTCGCTGACCGGAATCAAGATCATCGATCAGGTGTCGCAGGACTACGGCGTCCAGCTGTCCGTGCGCGACTTCTACCTGGCCCAGACCCCGGCCCGGGTCGCCGAGCTGATCGAACAGGGGAGGGCGGCGGCGTGA